A window of the Emys orbicularis isolate rEmyOrb1 chromosome 1, rEmyOrb1.hap1, whole genome shotgun sequence genome harbors these coding sequences:
- the LOC135886370 gene encoding olfactory receptor 52K1-like, with amino-acid sequence MLLQGNLSASNGTGSDPSVFFLTGIPGLEALHPWISIPFCSMFTMALLGNCALLYVIKTEPSLHKPMFYFLAMLAVIDLVLSTTTVPKILSIFWFNSREISSNTCLIQMFFLHSFSTLESTLLLAMAFDRYVAICNPLRYATILTNSVIAKIGLAALARAVLLVLPLPFLLRRLPYCRSHVISHCYCEHMAVVKLACADTSFNNIYGIIVTVFIVGLDLMFISLSYVKILRAVLSLASKEEQLKAFGTCVSHLCAILVFYIPVVLSSTIHRFGRHVALHVHILLANFYLLFPHMMNPIVYGVKTKQIRDRVRLLFQGKSF; translated from the coding sequence ATGCTCCTGCAGGGCAACCTGTCAGCTTCCAACGGCACAGGCTCTGATCCGTCCGTGTTCTTCCTGACGGGCATCCCGGGGCTGGAAGCTCTGCACccctggatctccatccccttctgctcgATGTTCACCATGGCCCTTCTAGGAAACTGCGCCCTCTTGTATGTTATCAAGACAGAGCCCTCCCTACACAAGCCCATGTTCTATTTCCTCGCCATGCTGGCCGTCATCGACCTGGTTTTATCCACAACCACCGTGCCGAAAatactgagcatcttctggtttaaTTCCAGGGAGATCAGCTCTAACACCTGCCTGATTCAGATGTTTTTCCTTCACTCATTCTCCACCCTGGAGTCTACTCTGCTGCTGGCCATGGCCTTCGACAGGTACGTGGCCATCTGCAACCCCCTGAGGTACGCCACCATCCTGACCAATTCAGTGATAGCAAAGATCGGGCTGGCGGCTTTGGCCCGGGCTGTTCTGCTagtgctccctctgcccttcctcctCAGGAGGCTGCCCTACTGCAGGTCCCACGTCATCTCCCATTGCTACTGTGAGCACATGgccgtggtgaagctggcctgtgcTGACACCAGCTTCAATAACATCTATGGGATCATCGTAACTGTCTTCATCGTGGGGCTGGATCTGATGTTCATCTCCCTATCATATGTCAAGATCCTAAGGGCTGTCTTAAGCCTGGCATCCAAGGAAGAGCAGCTCAAGGCTTTCGGCACCTGTGTTTCCCACCTTTGTGCCATCTTAGTATTCTACATCCCTGTGGTCCTCTCCTCAACAATACACAGGTTCGGGCGCCATGTCGCCCTGCACGTACACATCCTGCTGGCCAATTTCTACCTCCTCTTTCCTCACATGATGAACCCCATCGTGTACGGTGTGAAAACCAAACAGATTCGTGACCGGGTGCGTCTCCTGTTCCAAGGGAAAAGCTTCTAA
- the LOC135891663 gene encoding olfactory receptor 52K1-like yields the protein MPQEDNPSGSNGTGSDPSVFFLTGIPGLEALHLWISIPFCSVFIVTLLGNSTLLYVIKTVPSLHKPMFYFLAMLAVINLVLSATTIPKILSIFWFNSREISFNGCLVQMFFIHSLSILESAVLLAMAFDRYVAICNPLRYATILTNSVIAKIGLAALARAVLLMLPLPFLLRRLPYCRSHVISHSCCEHMAVLELACANTRFNNIYGIIVALFIVGLDLMFISLSYVKILRTVLSLASKEEQLKAFGTCVAHLCAILVVYTPGVLSSTIYRFGQEVAPHVHILLANFYILFPPMMNPIVYGVKTKQIRDRVRLLFRGKSF from the coding sequence ATGCCACAAGAAGACAACCCGTCAGGTTCCAACGGCACAGGCTCTGATCCATCAGTGTTCTTCCTGACAGGCATCCCGGGGCTGGAAGCTCTGCAcctctggatctccatccccttctgctcaGTGTTCATCGTGACCCTTCTAGGAAACAGCACCCTCTTGTATGTTATCAAGACAGTGCCCTCCCTACACAAGCCCATGTTCTATTTCCTCGCCATGCTGGCAGTCATCAACCTTGTTTTATCCGCAACCACCATACCGAAAatactgagcatcttctggtttaaTTCCAGGGAGATCAGCTTTAACGGCTGCCTGGTGCAGAtgtttttcattcactcattGTCCATCCTGGAATCTGCTGTGCTGCTGGCCATGGCCTTCGACAGGTACGTGGCCATCTGCAACCCCCTGAGATATGCCACCATCCTGACCAATTCAGTGATAGCAAAGATCGGGCTGGCGGCTTTGGCCCGGGCTGTTCTGCTAATGCTCCCTTTGCCCTTCCTCCTCAGAAGGCTGCCCTACTGCCGGTCCCACGTCATCTCCCATAGCTGCTGTGAGCACATGGCCGTGTTGGAGCTGGCTTGTGCCAACACCAGGTTCAATAACATCTATGGGATCATTGTTGCTCTCTTCATCGTGGGTCTGGATCTGATGTTCATCTCCCTATCATATGTCAAGATCCTGAGGACTGTCTTAAGCCTGGCATCCAAGGAAGAGCAGCTCAAGGCTTTCGGCACCTGTGTTGCCCACCTTTGCGCCATCTTAGTGGTCTACACACCAGGGGTTCTCTCCTCAACAATTTATAGGTTTGGCCAGGAAGTCGCACCGCACGTACACATCCTGCTGGCCAATTTCTACATCCTCTTTCCTCCCATGATGAACCCCATCGTGTACGGTGTGAAAACCAAACAGATTCGTGACAGAGTTCGTCTCCTGTTCCGAGGCAAAAGCTTCTAG